One stretch of Gouania willdenowi chromosome 16, fGouWil2.1, whole genome shotgun sequence DNA includes these proteins:
- the derl1 gene encoding derlin-1 — protein sequence MSDIGDWFRSIPLITRTWFAASIAVPFIGKLGLVNIRNLLLFPELIFSRFHLWRPVTATLFFPISPNTGFLYLVNLYFLYHYSTRLETGAFDGRPADYVFMLLFNWICIVITGLLMNMQLLMIPLIMSVLYVWAQFNKDMIVSFWFGTRFKAYYLPWVILGFNFIIGGSFVNELTGNLVGHLYFFLMFKYPMDLGGRTFLSTPEFLYRFFPNRRGGVSGFGVPPSRRPAAQEPAGGRHNWGQGLRLGDE from the exons ATGTCAGACATTGGGGACTGGTTCCGAAGCATCCCTCTCATCACCAGGACCTGGTTCGCTGCCTCCATTGCTGTCCCTTTTATTGGGAAGCTAGGACTGGTTAATATCAGGAACCTGCTGCTCTTCCCGGAGCTGATCTTCAGTAGATTTCAT ctttggAGACCAGTAACAGCTACCCTGTTTTTCCCAATAAGCCCAAATACTGGTTTCCTGTACCTGGTAAACCTGTATTTTCTCTACCACTACTCCACACGGCTCGAGACAG gGGCGTTCGATGGCAGACCTGCAGACTATGTCTTCATGCTCCTCTTCAACTGGATCTGCATCGTT ATAACTGGGCTGCTAATGAACATGCAG cTGCTGATGATCCCTCTGATAATGTCAGTGCTGTATGTCTGGGCTCAGTTCAACAAGGACATGATCGTTTCCTTTTGGTTTGGGACTCGattcaag GCCTATTATCTACCCTGGGTCATCCTGGGATTCAACTTCATCATCGGAGGCTC ttttgtgAATGAACTGACTGGAAACCTGGTGGGTCACCTCTACTTCTTCCTCATGTTTAAGTACCCCATGGACCTCGGGGGACGCACCTTCCTGTCCACGCCGGAGTTTCT GTACCGGTTCTTCCCCAACAGGAGAGGAGGCGTGTCAGGCTTTGGAGTTCCTCCCAGTAGGAGACCAGCAGCCCAGGAACCAGCAGGAGGAAGACACAACTGGGGACAAGGCTTACGTTTGGGAGACGAATAA
- the tbc1d31 gene encoding TBC1 domain family member 31: protein MDVTDIGNKEEGKVWQRKPTHGKSVLVTVVRTTQQAKTVRFLHVAFDTTGESFLAGDHHGHIYVFDISRNRFRLVQRTGQACTALAFCLRRTSEFLVALADYTVKCFDKDTKQLVSWMRGHEGAVSSISVHSSGRFAITTSSDTAQLWDLDTFQRKRKLNIRQSVGIQRVFFLPLSNTILSCFSDDSIFAWESDTLDCKYQLPVPDSGPRVPYKAFAITRDGRSLAAGGRSNLIHLWCLGSQQLIRVIQMPTLVRTVRQMEFVPDSFDGGANQTLGVLSQDGVMRFINIHTCKLLFHVGSHDNAITAAAVSPSGRHIVAIMDNGSINIYSVQSLTQELNKPPPSQVKVISGGKADEDFSNIKVKVRSDIHRAAKSSDRRTNVKILRPPFGSGAEEKENDLPAGLNKKRLVALLKGFGEYPAKYRMFVWRSLLCLPENHAAYSSLTDKGLHTAYLSLSDKYPIKSQKLQRGLQRLLSALAHWSAIFGEVEYLPLIAFPFVKLFQNNPMLCFEVVATVLVNCCQHWFEYFPNPPLNVLSMAENVLAHHDNELLQHLVDCGVTSQLYVWPLLETLFSEVLTRDEWLRLFDNVFSNSPSFLLMACVSYVICCRGPLLLCSQKQDFEYFFHHRNNLDVGAMIKETYRLLSNTPPEIHPRTLHSDFTPLTKGQYPVFNHYPEFIVEYQSKERERIRLQEMEYLRERQEVSASHADFVRREAEEKAFYAQQELLQKAEVQRRGLLAQEEEKLTQQRAKLAAMKRELKVKELQLLDATRRRFLQHEHDLRASQIQRLEQEISRKMDLREQETAAAVQDLEIRQMEIEVQRKHLEQHLLKEARRAERQVEEEVQLRMEEVDREEESCSELLHSTQANIQALEESLVEACLLGLESQVQMEVQERLQQVSVKQNNRKEEVEQLYRKTLAEEQRLADTLRGVAGRKWDEVMKAQSQQLHPHWSTADTDGLRPMRSSVTDRPHESHMSACVENQGPVAAPCVTARRTGTNMVCLNSTGSSSKSSSTHFSLDRGRAHLDTSERDLLREIRELRQSLAARAGTTASSQ, encoded by the exons ATGGATGTGACAGACATCGGTAACAAGGAGGAGGGTAAAGTCTGGCAACGAAAACCAACTCATGGGAAAAG TGTTTTAGTGACGGTGGTCCGCACCACTCAGCAGGCCAAGACGGTGCGTTTTCTCCACGTTGCTTTCGACACCACGGGGGAATCTTTCCTGGCTGGAGATCACCATGGTCACATTTATGTGTTTGACATCAGTAGAAACAG ATTTCGTCTTGTGCAGCGAACTGGGCAGGCCTGCACTGCCCTTGCATTCTGCCTTCGTAGAACCTCTGAGTTTCTGGTTGCTCTGGCCGACTACACAGTCAAATGCTTTGACAAAG acACAAAGCAGCTGGTCAGCTGGATGCGAGGTCACGAAGGAGCAGTCTCCTCCATATCCGTTCACAGCTCAGGTCGCTTCGCCATCACCACGTCGTCAGACACGGCACAGCTCTGGGACTTGGACACTTTCCAGAGAAAAAGGAAACTCAACATCAGGCAGTCCGTGGGCATACAGAGG GTGTTTTTCCTCCCTCTGAGTAACACCATCCTAAGCTGTTTCAGTGATGACTCCATATTTGCTTGGGAAAGCGACACACTTGACTGCAAATATCAGCTCCCTGTTCCCGATAGTGGACCCAGGGTCCCCTACAAGGCCTTTGCCATCACACG GGACGGCAGGAGTCTGGCTGCTGGTGGGCGCTCCAACCTGATCCACCTGTGGTGTCTGGGCAGCCAGCAGCTCATCAGGGTGATTCAGATGCCCACACTAGTTCGAACAGTCAGACAAATGGAGTTTGTGCCTGACAGCTTTGATGGAGGAGCCAACCAG ACTTTGGGGGTTTTGAGTCAGGACGGCGTGATGCGTTTCATCAACATTCACACCTGCAAACTCCTCTTCCACGTGGGTTCCCATGACAACGCGATCACAGCTGCAGCAGTCAGCCCCAGCGGGCGCCATATTGTGGCTATCATGGATAACGGGAGCATCAATATCTACAGTGTTCAGAGTCTCACACAGGAATTAAACAAA CCTCCTCCATCCCAGGTGAAGGTCATCTCAGGAGGTAAAGCGGATGAAGATTTTTCCAATATTAAGGTCAAAGTCAGGTCAGACATTCACAGAGCAGCCAAGAGCTCAGACAGAAGAACCAACGTGAAGATACTCAGACCTCCTTTTGGCTCTGGAGCCGAGGAGAAAGAG AATGATCTTCCTGCTGGTCTGAACAAGAAGAGGTTGGTGGCTCTGCTCAAGGGATTTGGAGAATATCCTGCTAAATACAG GATGTTTGTGTGGCGTTCCCTGCTGTGTCTCCCAGAGAATCACGCTGCATACAGCAGCCTGACAGACAAAGGCCTGCACACAGCTTATCTCAGCCTAAGCGACAAGTACCCCATCAAGAGTCAGAAGCTGCAGAGAGGCCTACAGAG GCTTTTATCGGCACTCGCTCACTGGTCGGCCATCTTTGGAGAGGTGGAATACCTTCCTCTGATCGCGTTTCCTTTCGTCAAACTCTTCCAGAACAATCCCATGCTCTGCTTCGAGGTGGTGGCCACTGTCTTAG TGAATTGTTGCCAGCATTGGTTTGAGTATTTCCCCAACCCTCCTCTGAATGTTCTGAGCATGGCAGAGAACGTTCTGGCACATCATGACAACGAGCTGCTACAGCACCTGGTGGACTGTGGGGTTACCTCACAG CTGTACGTGTGGCCCCTGCTGGAGACCTTGTTCTCAGAGGTTCTGACCCGCGACGAGTGGCTGCGTCTGTTTGACAACGTGTTCTCCAActctccttccttcctgctCATGGCGTGCGTGTCCTATGTCATCTGCTGCCGTGGGCCTCTGCTGCTCTGCTCCCAAAAACAAGACTTTGAG TATTTTTTCCACCATCGGAACAACCTGGATGTGGGAGCGATGATAAAGGAAACCTACCGACTCCTGAGCAACACACCACCTGAGATCCACCCCAGGACTTTGCACTCAGACTTTACACCGCTGACCAAAGGCCAGTACCCCGTCTTCAATCATTACCCAGAGTTCATAGTGGAGTACCAAAGCAAGGAGAGGGAGAGGATACGACTGCAGGAGATGGAGTATCTCAGAGAGAG ACAGGAGGTGTCAGCGTCACATGCAGATTTTGTGCGGCGCGAAGCTGAGGAGAAGGCCTTTTATGCCCAAcag GAGTTGCTGCAGAAAGCAGAGGTGCAGCGTAGAGGTCTGCTGGCACAGGAGGAAGAAAAGCTAACGCAGCAAAGAGCAAA ACTGGCAGCCATGAAGAGAGAGCTGAAGGTGAAGGAGCTGCAGCTGCTGGACGCCACGAGAAGACGTTTTCTCCAACATGAACATGACCTGAGAGCCTCACAAATACAAAGACTAGAGCAGGAAATAAGCAGAAAG ATGGATCTGCGAGAGCAGGAAACGGCTGCAGCGGTtcaggatctagaaatcagacagATGGAAATTGAGGTTCAGAGGAAGCATCTTGAACAG CATTTGTTGAAGGAGGCGCGGCGCGCAGAGCgtcaggtggaggaggaggtgcAGCTGAGGATGGAGGAGGTCGACAGAGAAGAGGAGAGCTGCTCAGAGCTGCTGCACAGCACACAGGCTAACATCCAG GCCCTGGAGGAGTCCCTGGTGGAGGCATGTCTGCTGGGCCTGGAGTCCCAGGTGCAGATGGAGGTACAGGAGCGGCTGCAGCAGGTCAGTGTGAAGCAGAACAACAGGAAGGAGGAAGTGGAACAGCTTTACAGGAAAACCCTCGCTGAGGAGCAGAGACTGGCTGACACCCTGAGGGGCGTGGCAGGAAGGAAG TGGGATGAAGTTATGAAGGCTCAGTCCCAGCAGCTTCACCCACACTGGTCTACAGCAGACACAG ATGGGCTGAGGCCGATGAGGTCATCAGTAACAGATCGTCCTCATGAATCACACATGTCTGCCTGTGTGGAGAATCAAGGACCTGTAGCTGCTCCATGTGTCACTGCTCGGCGGACTGGGACCAACATGGTGTGTCTGAACAGTACTGGTTCCTCTTCGAAGAGCTCATCCACCCACT TTTCTCTGGACCGAGGCCGAGCCCACCTGGACACCAGTGAGCGGGATCTGCTGAGGGAGATCAGAGAGCTGAGGCAGAGTCTGGCAGCCAGAGCAGGAACCACTGCCTCCTCCCAGTAA